In Desulfovibrio inopinatus DSM 10711, a genomic segment contains:
- a CDS encoding two-component system sensor histidine kinase NtrB, producing the protein MDIGFRQQQRGPLFLAVSSLVVFGLGLVFVTWQNLRQQQQFIDQHVLLSARTMLRGVQTNLLRGERRFGLVAPDIFQARAKEFFGELVASGEVDYLGAYDKTGRLFLFAGNAGQIPPRGLDLPQTAQEVIKQTGEWLGTLKSGKTVLLAYAERAREGMAYLRPSRSGALPSFKEEIILLVGLNKAEHYALYNTFKRNAILQTGYVLIVAFTLLALLFAYFRRREQSGRVVRLETFRSKLLDALPDGLLTLDEDGIVKAANPAAKAILGRLPDVDGEKLVGASFDGLTRDLEHVDEGAPASSSGLIWQQLDREGLSLELLTVPLADAFSKNMTANDRDAALVILRDRTRIRSLEEALRETQKLAAIGRLAAGVAHEIRNPLSSLRGFAQFFASKLKGKDPEEKYAQTMVSEADRLNRVVTDLLFLSRPRAIDAKKINLPQLVAHICELVSFDYDHETITLATALQTETVYADPDALKQVLLNLIMNSLSALKKTGGTVIVAANHELDVIRISIIDDGPGMNPEEREKAFEPFYTTKKSGSGLGLAIVHKIIREHKGRVHIESSPEKGTRVDILLPEPTPSDSINDDEIVS; encoded by the coding sequence ATGGATATCGGTTTCAGGCAACAGCAGCGCGGTCCTCTGTTTCTGGCCGTGTCCTCATTGGTCGTTTTCGGCTTGGGGCTTGTTTTCGTTACGTGGCAAAACCTGCGTCAACAGCAACAATTTATTGATCAGCACGTCCTGCTTTCTGCCAGGACTATGTTACGGGGAGTCCAAACCAACTTGTTGCGCGGCGAGCGTCGGTTCGGTCTGGTCGCCCCGGATATCTTTCAAGCACGCGCCAAGGAGTTTTTTGGGGAACTTGTTGCCTCGGGAGAGGTCGATTACCTTGGGGCATACGATAAGACCGGACGCCTCTTTTTGTTTGCTGGCAATGCTGGCCAAATCCCGCCCCGGGGACTGGACTTGCCCCAGACTGCTCAAGAGGTGATCAAACAAACGGGAGAGTGGTTAGGAACGCTGAAGTCGGGAAAAACGGTACTGCTTGCCTATGCCGAACGTGCCCGTGAAGGTATGGCGTATTTGCGTCCATCCCGCAGTGGTGCTCTTCCGTCATTTAAAGAAGAAATCATCCTTTTGGTTGGCCTGAACAAGGCCGAGCACTATGCGCTGTACAATACCTTCAAGCGTAATGCGATCCTGCAGACCGGGTATGTACTCATTGTTGCATTCACGTTACTGGCCTTGCTTTTCGCTTATTTTCGCAGGCGGGAGCAATCCGGTCGTGTCGTGCGTCTTGAAACATTTCGCTCCAAACTCCTCGATGCTTTGCCAGACGGCTTGTTGACCCTTGATGAAGATGGCATCGTCAAAGCCGCAAATCCGGCTGCAAAAGCTATTTTGGGTCGATTACCTGATGTTGATGGGGAAAAGTTGGTTGGAGCATCGTTTGATGGGTTGACTCGTGACCTTGAACACGTTGACGAGGGCGCACCTGCGTCGTCTTCTGGCTTGATATGGCAACAACTTGATCGGGAAGGACTTTCTTTGGAGTTGCTTACCGTCCCGCTTGCTGATGCATTCAGTAAAAATATGACAGCGAATGATCGTGACGCCGCTTTGGTTATTCTGCGTGATCGTACCCGGATTCGTTCGCTGGAAGAAGCTCTCCGGGAAACACAGAAGCTTGCTGCCATCGGTCGTCTTGCTGCTGGAGTGGCGCATGAAATCCGGAATCCATTGAGTTCCTTGCGCGGATTCGCCCAATTTTTTGCATCCAAGCTGAAAGGGAAGGATCCTGAAGAAAAATACGCTCAAACGATGGTGAGTGAAGCTGATCGCCTTAACCGCGTCGTTACGGATTTGCTTTTTCTTTCTCGACCGCGGGCTATTGATGCCAAAAAAATTAATTTACCGCAGCTCGTGGCGCACATTTGCGAATTGGTCAGCTTTGATTACGATCACGAAACCATTACACTGGCGACAGCCTTACAGACTGAAACCGTCTATGCTGACCCCGATGCATTGAAGCAGGTCTTGCTCAATCTCATTATGAACAGCTTATCTGCTTTGAAAAAGACGGGTGGTACGGTCATTGTGGCTGCGAACCATGAACTCGATGTTATACGCATCAGTATTATCGACGATGGACCGGGCATGAATCCGGAAGAACGTGAGAAAGCATTCGAGCCGTTTTACACGACGAAGAAATCCGGTTCCGGATTAGGATTGGCCATTGTCCATAAGATTATTCGCGAACATAAAGGACGCGTCCATATTGAATCGTCTCCGGAGAAGGGAACGCGTGTTGATATTCTCTTGCCAGAGCCGACCCCATCGGATTCGATAAACGACGATGAAATAGTATCATGA
- a CDS encoding sigma-54-dependent transcriptional regulator, which translates to MTKILIIDDEGGHRLMVRAVMTDAGYDVDEAESGEDGLALIDNALPPDVVLLDIHLPGMDGMETLRAIRKRNDALPVVMLTAYGSVGSAVEAMKHGAFDYLTKPTDNDELLAVVNKAREYGRLLAENRSLRQQLSDRAGPPRLIGDSPSMREVRELINQVGPTEASVLILGESGTGKELVAEGLHAVSLRSNNPLIKVNCAALPAELLESELFGYVKGAFTGAVRDKPGRFQLAHEGTLFLDEIGEMPVALQAKLLRAIQERVVEPLGSVRPVETDVRILAATNRNLYHEIQAGRFREDLYFRLNVLEISIPPLRDRLDDLPLLVGFLLEKLGNKNRKAVRGVTPAFLDALSHYHWPGNVRELENVLERALILSRSDSIGPESLPPHIHAANTVPHSSLPASSFPSAIEEESGEASLDEAERQAILAALKRTGGHRERTATALGISRRTLQYKLKKFGLAKRRTGE; encoded by the coding sequence ATGACGAAAATTCTTATTATCGATGATGAAGGTGGGCATCGCCTCATGGTCCGGGCTGTGATGACTGATGCCGGGTATGATGTGGACGAAGCGGAGTCGGGAGAAGACGGCTTGGCTCTCATTGACAATGCATTGCCGCCCGATGTGGTTCTTCTTGATATCCACTTACCCGGTATGGACGGGATGGAAACATTGCGTGCTATTCGAAAGCGCAACGACGCGCTTCCGGTTGTTATGTTGACGGCCTACGGCAGTGTGGGCAGTGCTGTCGAGGCCATGAAACATGGTGCATTCGATTATCTGACCAAACCGACTGATAACGATGAACTGCTGGCAGTTGTCAATAAAGCTCGCGAATATGGCCGGCTTTTGGCGGAAAATAGAAGTTTACGTCAACAGCTTTCAGATCGTGCCGGTCCTCCGAGGTTGATTGGCGATTCTCCCAGTATGCGCGAAGTGCGCGAGCTTATCAATCAGGTGGGACCAACCGAAGCGTCCGTCCTTATCCTCGGTGAATCCGGAACGGGGAAGGAGCTTGTGGCCGAAGGGCTTCATGCCGTCAGTCTGAGAAGCAATAACCCGCTTATCAAGGTCAATTGTGCGGCTTTGCCTGCCGAGTTACTGGAAAGCGAACTGTTCGGATATGTGAAGGGTGCATTTACCGGGGCGGTGCGCGATAAACCTGGTCGATTTCAACTCGCGCATGAAGGTACGCTTTTTCTTGATGAGATCGGAGAAATGCCGGTGGCTTTACAGGCCAAGCTCTTGCGCGCCATTCAAGAACGTGTTGTCGAGCCACTAGGCAGTGTGCGGCCTGTGGAAACCGATGTCCGTATTCTCGCCGCTACCAATCGAAATTTATATCACGAGATTCAAGCCGGTCGCTTTCGAGAAGACTTGTATTTTCGGTTGAATGTCTTGGAAATATCCATTCCGCCTCTGCGTGACCGTCTTGATGATTTACCGCTGCTTGTCGGCTTTCTTTTAGAAAAACTTGGCAATAAAAACCGGAAGGCTGTACGCGGGGTCACACCGGCTTTTCTTGATGCCTTGTCACATTACCACTGGCCCGGGAACGTTCGAGAACTTGAAAATGTCTTGGAGCGGGCGCTTATTTTGTCACGTTCCGACTCGATTGGCCCCGAGTCGTTGCCACCGCATATTCACGCTGCGAACACGGTTCCTCATTCGTCTCTTCCTGCATCGTCGTTCCCTTCAGCCATCGAGGAGGAGAGTGGTGAAGCTTCGCTTGATGAAGCAGAGCGCCAGGCCATCTTGGCCGCATTGAAACGAACGGGAGGACACCGAGAGCGGACTGCCACTGCATTGGGGATCAGTCGGCGAACGCTACAATACAAGCTTAAAAAATTTGGTCTCGCCAAACGGAGAACCGGAGAATAA
- the epsC gene encoding serine O-acetyltransferase EpsC, with product MINPQEEPVLSLDDVVEKLCCPDSYKHVYHRPLHDQPMPSIETLAYIMEKLRAVIFPGYYGLSEISPESMRYHIGANLDAVSRLLAEQIKRGFCFFCDGELGTCMECESRAAVLTQRFISTLPKVRELLSSDVLAAFEGDPAAKSPGETIFCYPSIIALTHYRIAHELYHLGVDLIPRIITEMAHSKTGIDIHPGAEIDESFFIDHGTGTVIGETCIIGKHVRIYQGVTLGAKSFPKDDAGKLIKGIARHPVVEDRVTIYSGATILGRITIGERSTIGGNVWLTQSVPPHSKIIQYKSEE from the coding sequence ATGATTAATCCACAAGAGGAACCGGTTCTTTCACTCGATGATGTCGTTGAAAAACTGTGTTGCCCCGATTCATACAAGCATGTGTACCATCGTCCGTTGCATGATCAGCCGATGCCGTCCATTGAGACGTTGGCGTATATTATGGAGAAGCTCCGTGCCGTCATCTTCCCGGGGTATTATGGTCTGAGTGAAATTTCACCGGAATCCATGCGATATCATATTGGTGCCAATCTTGATGCCGTGTCACGGCTTTTGGCCGAGCAAATCAAGCGTGGTTTCTGTTTTTTTTGTGACGGAGAGTTGGGAACGTGCATGGAGTGCGAAAGTCGAGCGGCGGTATTGACACAACGCTTTATTTCTACCTTGCCCAAAGTCAGAGAATTGCTCTCTTCCGATGTGCTTGCGGCTTTTGAGGGTGATCCGGCAGCGAAAAGTCCCGGTGAGACCATCTTCTGTTATCCGTCGATTATCGCTTTAACACATTATCGAATTGCCCATGAACTGTATCATTTGGGAGTGGACCTGATTCCGAGAATTATTACGGAAATGGCGCACTCTAAAACGGGCATCGATATTCATCCGGGTGCGGAGATCGACGAATCATTCTTTATTGACCATGGAACGGGCACTGTTATCGGAGAGACGTGCATCATTGGGAAGCATGTACGTATTTATCAGGGGGTCACGCTCGGCGCCAAGTCATTCCCGAAGGACGATGCCGGCAAGCTCATCAAAGGCATTGCGCGCCATCCGGTGGTGGAAGATCGTGTTACGATCTATTCCGGTGCAACGATTCTCGGTCGAATCACCATAGGGGAACGTTCAACCATCGGGGGGAATGTCTGGCTCACACAGTCGGTGCCACCGCATTCCAAGATCATCCAGTATAAATCCGAGGAATAA
- a CDS encoding metallophosphoesterase family protein: protein MTTLPEIHTSGFFFIADAHLAGRPPGQRLEGYQEQILAKVEACLIEAAKRDMLPVFLGDLFHWPRENPNNLLVALIALFRDYTPYVLVGNHDKYEARLTTDVSLAVLEEAGVVHVMKEAGPVLRAHMPGANVVLGASPDGTPLPTHYDKEEDETVVWISHHGIGFPDFRDRPIRISEIPGVDWVVNGHIHRPQPTETCGQTRWANPGNIVRLTFSQRSLKRIPAASYWVPGCDDIEHWPVPHLPFYDVFPDQDFPVEPEGQSSESRFLEGLERLAWKRTREGVGLRQFLQDNLTPETPETELIWNLYKEVTDVQNK from the coding sequence ATGACAACGCTTCCCGAAATTCACACATCGGGCTTCTTCTTTATTGCGGATGCGCATTTGGCAGGCCGCCCCCCAGGACAGCGCTTGGAAGGATATCAGGAACAGATTCTTGCAAAAGTCGAGGCATGCCTTATTGAAGCAGCCAAACGCGATATGCTTCCCGTATTTTTGGGAGACCTCTTTCATTGGCCTCGTGAGAACCCCAACAATTTACTTGTGGCCTTGATCGCTCTATTCCGCGACTACACGCCGTATGTCTTGGTTGGCAATCATGATAAATACGAAGCGCGATTGACGACGGATGTTTCTTTGGCTGTTTTGGAAGAAGCGGGTGTAGTGCATGTGATGAAAGAGGCAGGCCCCGTTCTACGCGCTCATATGCCAGGCGCCAATGTGGTGCTTGGCGCATCGCCGGATGGAACTCCGCTCCCCACACACTATGACAAAGAAGAAGATGAAACGGTTGTCTGGATAAGCCACCATGGAATAGGATTTCCCGATTTTCGTGATCGTCCCATACGCATCAGCGAGATTCCCGGAGTGGACTGGGTCGTCAATGGGCATATCCACCGCCCCCAACCAACGGAAACGTGTGGTCAAACTCGTTGGGCCAATCCGGGCAATATTGTGCGTCTCACGTTTTCTCAACGGTCTTTAAAGCGTATTCCGGCCGCCTCATACTGGGTTCCCGGATGCGATGATATTGAACATTGGCCCGTGCCGCACCTTCCCTTTTATGATGTCTTCCCGGACCAGGATTTTCCTGTTGAACCGGAAGGACAATCCAGCGAATCTCGTTTTCTTGAAGGACTTGAGCGTCTTGCCTGGAAACGAACTCGCGAAGGCGTAGGACTGCGCCAGTTTCTCCAGGATAATCTCACCCCGGAAACACCGGAAACTGAACTTATTTGGAACCTCTACAAGGAAGTGACCGATGTCCAAAACAAATGA